GAATTCGCCAAAAAGAAAGGTGGAACTATTATGAAAACACCGTTAAAGCAAACATGGGATCTGGAATCTATATTCAGCGGAGGCTCCTCCTCTGCCTCATTCCATGCATTTTTGGAGGAATTGGAGGGCAAAGTTCAGCAGTTGCAATCTCAGCTTAAAGCTGCGAAGGTACCACAGACGGTATTGGATACCGAGCATCTGGATAGTGTGCTGAATAGCATGCAGGAGCTGTTTAATGGTGCGTCGCAGGCGGGTTCCTTTGTTTCTTGTCTCACTGCTCAAAACCAGCACGACAAGCTTGCTGTCCAACTGGGGGCACGCGTGAATACGCTGTACGCACAGGTGAAAAGTGTTTTGGTCTCTTTCCAGAACCTGCTGGCACAAACCAGTGAAGACATTTGGCAGAAGTGGATGGAGCGTGAAGCTATCAAGCCGATTTCTTTTGTCCTGACTGAATACCGGAATGAAGCGCGTGAGAAAATGGCACCTGAGCTGGAGAGCCTTGCATTGGATTTGGGTGTGGACGGCTACCATGGCTGGGGTGACTTTTATGATACGATTGTCAAAAATATGACGATTCCTGTACCAGAGAATGGCGAGATCGTAAACCTGTCTGTTGGGCAAGCGGCTAATAAATTGGATGAACCGGATCGCAGCGTGCGTCAGGATGTGTTTGCACGTTGGGAAGCGGCATGGACTCAGGTGGAGGACTACTGTGCAGATACGCTGAATCACCTGGCAGGCTTCCGTCTCAAGCTATATGAAAACCGAGGCTGGACAGACGTACTTAAGGAGCCGCTGGAGATTAGTCGTATGTCAGCGCAAACGCTTGATACCATGTGGCAGGTTATTAATGAAACGAAGCCTATTCTGGTCAAATATTTGGAGCGGAAGGCGAAATTGCTGGAGTTAGAGAAGCTGTCCTGGCATGACGTTGAGGCTCCATTGGGAACATCGACCACTAAAATCCCGTATGACGACGCAGCCGTTACGATTGTTGAGCAATTCGGCAAATTCAGTTCAAGAATGGCTGATTTTGCCCAAATGGCTTTTGAGAAAAGCTGGATCGAAGCAGAGGATCGTCCAGGAAAACGTCCTGGCGGCTTCTGTACATCCTTGCGACTTAGCAAAGAGACCCGTATTTTTATGACCTATGCCGGATCACCATCCAACGTTTCGACACTGGCCCATGAACTTGGACACGGTTATCACCAGCATGTAATGAACGAATTACATCCGCTGAATCAAAATTATGCCATGAACGTGGCTGAAACAGCGTCGACGCTGGCAGAACTTATTGTGTCGGATGCTTTGCTGGAAGCTGCTGAAGGTCAGGAGAAGGTCGCTTTGCTAGAGGACAAAATCCAGCGCGGAATAGCCTTCTTCATGAACATTCACGCCCGCTTCCTGTTTGAAACCCGGTTTTACGAATTGCGGAAAAAAGGGGTCGTAGGAGCGCAGCAGCTGAGCGAGTTAATGGAGCAAGCGCAGCGTGAAGCATTCAGCGGTGTTCTGGATGAGGTGCACCCTCATTTTTGGGCATCCAAGCTGCATTTCTATATTACGGACACGCCGTTCTACAACTTTCCGTATACATTCGGTTAT
This DNA window, taken from Paenibacillus kribbensis, encodes the following:
- a CDS encoding M3 family oligoendopeptidase — its product is MKTPLKQTWDLESIFSGGSSSASFHAFLEELEGKVQQLQSQLKAAKVPQTVLDTEHLDSVLNSMQELFNGASQAGSFVSCLTAQNQHDKLAVQLGARVNTLYAQVKSVLVSFQNLLAQTSEDIWQKWMEREAIKPISFVLTEYRNEAREKMAPELESLALDLGVDGYHGWGDFYDTIVKNMTIPVPENGEIVNLSVGQAANKLDEPDRSVRQDVFARWEAAWTQVEDYCADTLNHLAGFRLKLYENRGWTDVLKEPLEISRMSAQTLDTMWQVINETKPILVKYLERKAKLLELEKLSWHDVEAPLGTSTTKIPYDDAAVTIVEQFGKFSSRMADFAQMAFEKSWIEAEDRPGKRPGGFCTSLRLSKETRIFMTYAGSPSNVSTLAHELGHGYHQHVMNELHPLNQNYAMNVAETASTLAELIVSDALLEAAEGQEKVALLEDKIQRGIAFFMNIHARFLFETRFYELRKKGVVGAQQLSELMEQAQREAFSGVLDEVHPHFWASKLHFYITDTPFYNFPYTFGYMFSAGIYAFAKKNPDGFADQYDALLRDTGRMTVEELASKHLGTDLTQSDFWRNAAQVTVQDIEQFLQMTD